In the genome of Mucisphaera calidilacus, one region contains:
- a CDS encoding GyrI-like domain-containing protein, which translates to MNNKVVSWIVALVLVVVSAGVLVMSVPGVREVVLGGASVRTSTTNPQDYDLTEPQVTVLEGAEYFLFGEAETTLNSMGETMDQKFWPLVRMIEEQKLDPEGDVVFVYLGATGEPDDPFTLRMGFPVVAGTKAPEGFRIDRLPDLRCVKADFTGHIEGVGHAYSKIMPALFQSGHQPSGETREVYREWHGPDSVDNRVDLCVGIQ; encoded by the coding sequence ATGAACAACAAGGTCGTCTCGTGGATCGTTGCTCTGGTTCTGGTCGTTGTCAGCGCCGGCGTGCTCGTCATGTCTGTCCCGGGCGTGCGCGAGGTGGTGCTGGGCGGTGCTTCGGTGAGGACGAGCACCACCAACCCGCAGGATTACGACCTGACGGAGCCGCAGGTCACGGTCCTGGAAGGAGCCGAGTACTTCCTCTTCGGTGAGGCCGAGACCACACTCAACAGCATGGGCGAGACCATGGACCAGAAGTTCTGGCCGCTGGTCAGGATGATTGAAGAGCAGAAACTCGATCCCGAGGGTGATGTCGTCTTCGTCTACCTCGGCGCCACCGGAGAGCCCGACGACCCGTTCACGCTCCGCATGGGCTTCCCGGTCGTCGCGGGAACGAAAGCCCCCGAGGGTTTTCGGATCGACCGCCTGCCCGACCTTCGATGTGTCAAAGCCGATTTCACGGGACACATCGAGGGCGTCGGCCACGCCTACAGCAAGATCATGCCCGCGTTGTTCCAGAGCGGTCACCAGCCCTCGGGCGAGACCCGGGAGGTGTACCGCGAGTGGCACGGGCCTGACTCGGTCGACAACCGCGTCGACCTCTGCGTCGGCATCCAGTGA
- a CDS encoding ExbD/TolR family protein produces the protein MSRRSVTDLAPRVELLPLIDVIFLLLTYFIYSMTVMVHAELMPVELTPLEHGQAAESQPALSITLDRDGELFINREPIRLSDLAQNIADRLEEDPEMRVFLALEEDETTTTDRGPLLIRVVETLRQAGVQDLAVVGGQGN, from the coding sequence ATGTCCCGCCGATCTGTTACTGATCTCGCGCCACGCGTCGAACTGCTCCCGCTGATCGACGTGATCTTCCTGCTGCTGACGTACTTCATCTACTCGATGACGGTCATGGTGCACGCGGAGCTGATGCCGGTCGAGTTGACGCCACTGGAGCACGGGCAGGCAGCGGAGTCACAACCGGCCCTGTCGATCACTCTGGATCGTGACGGCGAGTTGTTTATCAACCGAGAGCCCATCCGCCTCAGCGACCTTGCCCAGAACATCGCCGACCGACTCGAGGAAGACCCCGAGATGCGCGTGTTCCTGGCGCTCGAAGAAGACGAGACCACGACAACCGATCGCGGGCCGCTGCTCATCCGCGTGGTCGAGACGCTCAGGCAGGCGGGCGTGCAGGACCTTGCCGTCGTCGGCGGTCAGGGCAACTGA